ATCCAAGAGCTCAGAGTCCCGGAGAGATTCCGGTAACTGAGATCGAGAGACCAAACGACCGGACTGGAATCCATTGTGCAATTCACACCATGCCAACTACAGGGGGTTTGATCATTCGGATTCCAACTTTGGAGGAAATTGAAGGGATCAATGATGCTTTTCTTCAATTCTAGGAGGCTGATTCCATCCTCACTCAAAGCATTTGAAGGCAAAACCAGTATCAATAAGACCATTGAAATAGTTATGAATCCCCACAAAAGGCCTCTTCTTGAATTGAACATCTCTTCTAGGCACAACAAGAAAAGTCCTTTCTTGATTCTCTTCGACTACAAGTATTTCCCCAAATTTGAAATATAGAAGCCCTAACTTCTACCCATCATAATCAGATAGCAACTCACATAAAAAAGGGTTTCTCAAAAGCTATTGAGAAAGTTGCATTCAGATGAAGATGATTGGCAGCCTGCAATTCAAGAAACCCATCACAAAAAAGGGTTAGTGCTTTTGTATATAATCAAACAATGAAAAACATAAGATACTAGTACTACATATATATAGGAAATGATCCAAGAAGAGACAGACCTTAAGTTCCATGAAAGCTTCCACCACAGCTCAAGTAATGCCTTGGGaagaacacaaaacaaaactcaTCTAAAACCATAAAAAAACGAACTTTACAGAAATTCAAACTCCTTTTCCAAGAATGGTGGGAAAATTCAAATTCACAAGAGATTTCAGAGCATCAAAGAATCCCAGAATCCAATGCAATGAATCAAATCTGCTTTACTTAGTATTTTACTAAATGATGAATTGCTTGAGAAGCACAATACCAAACAAAAGCTTTGagcttttttatttattttagcaaAAGAGGTTTCTGCAAATGGAAAATAACAGCCAAAGATACATTTGCCATTCCCTTCACTGAAACACTAATGGCCGACAAAGCATgctttccctctctctctctctctatagcTATATATGTGCATACACTCATATGTCTTTCCCTTTGTTTCTTGCTGTTCTTGAATGTGTAAGAATACTGTACAAGATTTCTTTTGTTTTGGCTCTCTCTTTCAACAAGATTTTATTTTTCTGAAAGCCCTCTCCTTTCTCCCCACCCTCTTTGGGCTTTTCAAGTGCAAAAGGGACTTTTTAGGATGGAATGAAATACATgaaaaatgcatttttattatttttatgatgaactaagtttttattttattttgaataaattttgtTGATATATGGGGATTGCAGGAGGAATGGGTAGGTAAGCCGGTGATGTGAACTTTTTTATTCAATGCCTTACAAAGTGATCAATgcactttcattttttaaatatagtttcttatttttttattacattcaagactttttctttttccttaaattatagtactaattaGATTTTGATTAGAATGGATTAGTTTTTTATGATTGATCGAAGTTATAAAATTGGATTTGAGTATGTATatagattttatttaattttatacttataatatattctttttgtattttaattttttttaaatcgtgAAAAAGTCCAtggtaaatatatatatagagagagagatatatatacacacacaatattagtattaaaattcatatcttttctttttatattcaTGGTTATTTCCCAAAAATTTCTTTTTGAGTAATCTCTTTATGGCTTTATTGTTCATTCTCTTTGATTTTTCAGTTTATTGTTTTCTATTACTCTATCTTGTCCTATAGTGGTTTGAACATTTCTTTTAGGTATGGTATTTAAAAACTAATATTTAGATAATTAACtggagataaaataaaatatgtaaaatagaTAATTGAAGAGAATATAAATACAAAaggaataaaattgaaaatcaagtatttcaattttttattataaaaatggcTCTACCTTCCAAAATGAGATATGAATCAATTACAATTTGAATAGGGAAGTAGTTTATGAGTGTATGGTTAATAAAATAGTTTATCTTGTTTAGAAAATCACAAATCTCTATTATCATCTTGATGTGTCCCATGTATTCATGAGCACAGCAATGATGCAATGGTACATTTATATAGGCGTGGAAACATCCTCCACCgataattgaatttttatttatcaatAGTAACAGTCAACCTAAATACTTTTATTCTAAACTTCGAAtatttattatcaataaaacGATAATGTAAAATGTTTGAATTATGTCGAAGTATTGGAATTTAAAATATATCAAATGGTATTATATCACTATCAAAACTTATCCATATAAGAATAATTAAACGGTGAATCTCCTATATTTTATAAAGGTGAATTCATTTTCAATCTCCAATGCCTAATTACTTTCTTAATTTTCATTGATAgagtattaaattaaaagtaTTTATCTTCATAAATATACTTTCTCCCTTTAAATTCTAAACAAAGCTTAGAAATTTCAGTGTAATAACCATGGggagttaattttttaattaaatacaataaGTACAAATTAATGTGCATGCCATTACAAGGCGGTCAAGTTGACAATTTTTTTGTAGCCTTGTAATTAATTACCACAAAATCCTACTTTCATACTATTAAAATTACACTTGCTAGTTATGTAGAGGTGGGACCCACATAGCCAATATAAGTTGTAAGAGGGGGACCCACCAATAGAAGTAAAGGAGATATGGGTAGATGATTTGGCATCCTACTAATTACTTTATGTCCAAATCAATTATTCATTCATATAGTCTCCACACTCATTATTTCAGTGTTGAAACCAATTGGTAACTCACATTATTAATCTTCCTTAAATTATTGCCATCTAAGTTAGTTAATCTCACTAATTTAAGGATAGTTTTCACATTTTGCTCTTCAAAAAGTACTTCCcgataatttttttctattttaaagtTTTTGTACTTCTAATTATTCACTAATAGTATGAATTTTTGCAAGTTTGCGGTTCTGAGCTAAACTTATGttcacatattttgtgtatgtaaCCATTTAAAATCCCAAAGTTACACTCAAAACATGAATTATCAACACGTAGAATTCCACTAGCTTCCATGTGGGATGATAGAATAACTCCTAAACTTAGTttgcttcattaaaaaaaagttgattATAGCATCATCAAAATATATGTGTAAGCTGTCTTAAGTCTTAGCATCTATACAAAGTTTATATATGCGCCTACCAGGGCAAATTTTGAAGGCCATATAATTATGCTAGCATGGAACGCTTTTATATTCTCGAAAATTATCATACTGGTGTAGTTTAGGGTTATAGTTTAGTTGTTATTTCGAACTTTTTCTTATTGTAGTTTGGACCTCTTTGTTTATACCTTATAATTGTTGTGAAacctatgtttttttttatatgttgaattcattgttttttaatttatgttttaagTTATTGTTGTACTGCTATTCTGCTTGTCATTTCCATGTTCGAGCATTTGTACAACATTAAATGGGCGATACTCGCATTAATTATAAGCATGGTTTAATTGAGAAATACAATCTCAATGCATGAAAGATGGgccttcaattttttttaattaatttttgggaaTTTGAATGCCTTTAATCTAAAAAGAGGAATTTGGAAGTAGAAGGACATTAATGTCAATTGTCACATCATGACTAGACTAACACTATATGCAAATATTGAGATGGTGAATCAGACATGGGGCCCACCTCCCCTTACTTGTTGCTTCTCCCAATGATGATTCTTCCTTTTGTTGGTTTTGGTTCATCACCACTAATCAcattttttagttaattatacTTCTCTCTAAACCCATGTTACACCTATCATCTATGAATCAAATTATTAGACGGCTCTTTTAAATATCATCCATTTCTTTATTTAGCTAACAAACATGTGCCatgtgaaaattttatttcttttggaGATAGAATAGAGGTTGGCTTGGGCTAATTGTTTTCCCAATTAATTCATTTGTGTTTAGGTTTAGGAGTTCTTTAAAATATATGGCTGTTGGTATGCTTTTGTGCTATAAAATTCGAGTATTCACATTCTgagtaattaatttattaaaatgggAAAATGGTTACAATGAGGAAAAATATAGGTTGGAATGAtatgctatatatatatagagtaaaattaacaaaaatataagagaagagtagtataatttaaaatagCCAAAAATACCCCATTTAGAGGTTGGCTAAGGTTAGATTTGAAAGTAAGTGATATTAAATCATTATATTTggcttaaaattaaaaaaaaatgacagATGAATTTCATGAAAAATTTAGAATTCATCACTTCATAATTTTCTTACTCTATATATTAACATTGTTGTTGAAGATTGATCTAAATACTGTAATTgaagtattatattttatagaATTACTTTCAAATGTTCAGCACTTTAGATTATGAGAAGATTGCACTGGGAGTTAGATTTGCATTTAAAGATTAAATAAACTCGGTaaacttaatttaattagggtgaCATTAAAAGAGGTTCAactggaaatattaaatttagCATAGAAAATAGAACTGCTGGCACAGGTTGGCCGTTGTCTAGACTGTCAACTTATTCAGTAGTcaactaaaaattatataatatcttaatttatttaaataaatccCAAGACCAGTAATTACTAATTATCGTGTCAGCGGCTGtcgaattaaaattttttaatataattaattaatagtataattatAGGTTACGAATATTCATACTTATATAGATTTTTTTCTCGGTCTCTATTGTTTCAAGTCCAATTGTAAAACTAGTGGCATCTGTTTTATATACATGAGTTAAATTATTTACATATTACTAACTGATTTTCTTTCTCTTGATGTCCATTAATTTTTCTCTCACTTCCATCAATGATAGTTCCTTCTCTCACGGTGGaagtataaataattaatgCTTTAAGtcaatatttataatttcacTTCCTACCGTTCCAATAGgattttaaattagaaaatataataGCTTAGTCTAATATATTAATCAATAAATAGGTAGCAAATTATTTAAGcccaattaaatatatatatattactgaAGCTCATTTTAATTATAGTCATAATCAATAAATTGAGAGTACGTAATTGTAACTTAAAATGTTAACAAGaatataaagataaaattttCTAGTGGTATTGGTATTTGCATAATTTAGATATTTGAGCATATTTAAATCGTGACACAAAACCTCCACAGGCCCAAAACCAATCAAAACCCCAAACCGTCTAAATAGCTCCAAACAAAAAAAGATTAATAATATTCGAATCAAATACGAATCGCAATTGTTATTTTAATCCGTGCATATTTCTTAGAGTTGAAgcatttgaatttatttatttttattgggaGTTAATCTAAAATTGACCATTAATTCTTATGGATCGATCAAAAGAGTATGAAATTGGAGCTGATATTTagtctaaaataataaaaagccCAATTGGAGCtaacatcctttttcacaacTACATATGAGTACCTAAATATACTCGATCTTTTGCGgaaaacaattttatttataatcacGAATTATAATGTACAACTGATAATTAgggataaaaaagaaaaaaaaatggaccTAAATTATCTTTTAGCTAAAAGCTCATCATGATTTCTCTTTGCATTAAAAGTTTATCAAATAGGAGTATCAGTTTTCATGAAAAGATAGTAAAaagttttaaaagaaaaaagatagaaacataaaattttaaaaaacaaaaggaTATTGATAGAGATTAATAAAGCAAAGCCAAAGATGCACTACTTTACCTTGTAAAAGGAATGCAACTTTACCTTAAATCATTAGTTGTCGTACACGGTTGAAATTGAAAAATagaattaagttttttttatgtcTTCAAGGATTGGCATGCTTGCAAAGGAAAAAAAGGTTTGCTTAAAATAAACTTCGGCTAATAAAGGTCACATGCATCCAACTAATTTAAAGGAAATATTGTATATATTCCTCATTAAATTAATTTGCTTTAAATAAATAGATTCCAGTTTCGAATTttagatttgaaaataaaatctaCATAGCAATTTAACAATAGTAAGACGAAgctaaatttactaatttagGGCATATTTCAAACCTATACAGAGTACTATTTGGATGTCAAATCAATATTTCAAGCTAGAGACTAAACACAACAGTGTGTAGGCCACAAAATAGGTCACTTTTACTATTCATGGTTtagtcatttaaaaaaatatactccctccgtcccacataatttgggacactttgaccgggcacatgttttaagaaatataatgaaaagttagttgaaaaagttagtggaatatgagtcctacttttatatattagttttataattaaatgtgagtaagaatgagttagtggaatgtggggtccactaccaaaaatggtaaaagtgaaataggtcaaattatgtgggacgacctaaaatggaaaactgggtcaaattatgtgggacggagggagcagcTATTATATATTGATACAATTTAAATTTGTTTAGTTAGTCAAACTGTATTGATTTGATTTTAGTTAGTCAAACTGACTTGATAAGCCCAAAATGATTGATACAATTTCCGTGCCCAGTCAAAAAATTCACCTGGGAAAATagatttctttctttcttacCTTGTAAGAAAATTATGTATGAAACGAACTTAATTGGAAGAGATTCAAATCAAGAAAATGTAGTAAAATAATCGGAGATATTAAGAAGGATTAAATTGTACGATAGTACGTGACAAGTCCTTATATATTAGTAACAAAAATATGACTTCACATTGTGCAGTTGACTGTAGTACAGATAGTagattttatttaataagttgatttgaaaaAGACGTTTTTGGTATTTCACCTTTGGCACAAAAaaagtttattatttttattttaaagaagtagaaattttttcttatgaaggTAACTAAACGTTATAGTCAATCAATATACAACTCATTTCTAATTCCATTTGCTTTTGGACAAAATATCAATTCAATTTACTACATATGATTGGCTACAAATTATCACTGACAGAAAGTAAAGGCGTTACAGGGCCCAAAGAGTAATGAATCAATAATATAAGCccattttcaaattatttattttccaccTAATTCTTGTTGGGCTGATATTATTGTATACATTTGCTAaaccaaaaaaaacatacacaCACTCCAAAAATGTGTATATATCAACTCATCTTCACAATGTTTAGATTCAATATGTGTCATAATTATCCATCTCATCTTCGTCTATTtgactaatttaattatagataaaatatattttttggcTTATTTCATACTGTAACTCCACTATTCTGTCTGACGTAGAAAGTGTCACCTGAGTAATAAACTCAGCCTaatattatgataataattTGTGTTGGTTGGAAAATTTGAATTGTTGGGACTTTCTAAAATTGTAATACTAGCAAATCATAAAAGTTTACTGAACAGATTAAAGCTTGTTGGTTGtgacaaaataaatatagtgATTAGTGGCATCCTTTAACTCTGTTTTATGCTgttcatatttataaatttaaaaagaaacaGAAACGACTCATATGTTATCCAAGATTCAAGATTTTCCAATTTTTAGTAATTCAAAATTTATCGATAATCGTATTAATTTGCACTAATTTAGTAATTTGCTTGCAAGCGGTAACGTTCAATTGTGCATTCTTCGAGTGGCACAAGAAAATGACTCGAACGCAATCCCATTATTTAATATCCGTGATTTTCGCAAAGTAAAtaattcaatattattataaaactaaaaaagcaaagattaaaaataaaaataaaggtaAAGATACGGTGACACAAAAACGAACCAAGTTAAAAGGTGAATCTCTTTtgttatcaatttatttataggaaaaaagtAACTATCATATCACGGAGAAATTAAAAAGAAGTGATTGTGACAAAATTTGCTGGAAAGGCATCTGATTTGTATCTGTAAAAGTTGAAGTCCAAGTCACTGAAAATGAATGCACATATTGCCCAACTAttctagtactattatttaaccAAGATTCATATTTGTAAcggtaaaaaagaaaaaaaaatgaagaataatTAAACACACAGAAACTCTACTACCAAATTTCCCAGCCTTTTTGTGAGTAGCAATTTGGTTCTCCTTTTTTTTTGCTCTTAAAAAAGGGACTAATAATGGTCCATCATCTACTACCCAGTTCTCTCCTTGTTTGTTAAGTTAAAGTATGATGTATTTTCTCTGCCCCACTGCAACGAGCTTCGTAGAGCACGTGAGTCTCGGGTCATAGAAAAAGATGACCAATAATGATTCACCATTTTCCCGATTCTCCCCTTGTTTATTGTCGTGCATTTTTCAGTGCCCCGTTGCAACAATCTTCGTAGAGCACAAGAGTCTCGAGTCTTTGCAAGCGTTCTTAACAAGGTGAGCCTGTTTGGAACACTTTGTATACAGAACAAATCCAGAAACACAAACATCAACAAGATTCAAATTTTCACAATATGAAATCAAAGCAATATTAaagaaacaagaaacaaatgCAACAGCAACATCAACCTCAGAAAACCAACATTTTCCCCTGTTTAgccattttcataaaaaaaacaccaaaacTGGCTAAAAGAATATtcaaagaaagaagaaaaaaaaaccaatATGGCTTGCCTAACCATCTAGTTCATTAAAATCATTACAACAAGACCTAaaacaaatttcataaaaaacaGAAGCTAACGCTAATCTAACTAAgtctaaataaataaacaaaaataaggCAAGGTAAAAAAAAAGGAAGCCCAAATGCAGCAACACTGTAATGAAAAACTAGCCAACACTATCATCCTAGCCTAGCCTATATCCACAAGCTACATTCACCTCCACTCCATCTCCATCCCCCGCCGGCACATGCTTCTGCTTCCTCATCTCCACCACCTTCCGGTGCGAATTCGAGTGCAGCACGCTTGAGAAAGTCGGGCTGCTTGCAGGGCGATACTCAGGCAGCAGGCGCCCCGACTTGTACCTCACCCCGCATGCATTGCAAAGAGTCTTCGGCCCCATGGGGCCCGCCCGCCACTGGGGCGTCTTCTCGGCCTGGCAATGCAGGCACCTCCTCCCCATCCCACCGGCCGGGGAAGGCGCCAACGCAAAGGATGATGCGACTTCCTTCTTGGTCTTGATGCTGACCGGATTCAACCATAGGTGCTGCTGGCTTGGAAGGTTGCCGTATCCGGTCCATCTCCTCCTACGTTTGCTCCGGGCACGAACTGGGTAGTTCGTGGGGACCTTGAGGCTGTTGCAGCAGCTGGCGACGGAGACGGAGCCAGAGCTGGCGTTGctgtggctgctgctgctgctattCTCAAGAACGGAAATGGGGCTCTGGTGGTTCATCACGAGCTCCGGATTGTCTGCCAAAATGCCGAAGCAAGTCTCCACCGAGGGGAAAGCGTCCTTGTTGGATAACCATTccaactcctcctcctccacaaATTCCTAAAATCCATCATCAATTCTACTTCAATCAATTGATATCATTTCAAATTCGAAAGTAGTATATTCCAAAGACAATGAGAGAGGACAAATGTAGAGGGAATAATTTCAGAGGGGCCAAAATGTCtttttttgtatataaaatGAATTATGAATTGATTTGCTAGGGCCAATGGAAGCATATGCCCACATTACCACAATTGTCACAAATTCGTGAAAACGACTCATTTTTAGCATTTCAAATTTTACAGCTCATTCACGTCGTGATGGACGATGCTGCATTGACAAAGACGCATAAATTAATTTCTCGAATTCCAAAAATACCCCTAGGGTTTCTAAGTCGGTAAATTCGCATACTCAGGCAAAACCCGACCCCCGCTACGAGCCGACTCGGCCACTTACCCCTAACTTATCCGAGTCAACTCAGAATATCCGCCCGAGTCGCCTCGGTTCTACCGATTCTGTACGAAAAACACCCCGACTCGGGCGAGTCACGGCCGGGAGACTAGTCACAGACATAGCAAGGTGGAACTTACAGGAAATGGGCCGGGGAGCGGCCCACGGCCCAAACCGGCCGCCGCTTTCGGTGTTTTCAAGGCGGAGGCGCCTTTGAAAATGGTGTGGCTCTCTTCTTCGCCTTCGCCTTCGCCTTCGCCTTCGAGGTTGAAGTTCAAAAGGTCGTCGGTGAAACACGCGCCAGAAGGGTCTAAAATCTCCATGGATTAATTCGTTGTCCGTTCAAAATTTGGTGTGGTGCGAAATGAGAGAGAGGGGAAGAAGCGTTAGGTtgaaggagagagagaagacTCTCTTTTTCCTCCTTTTTTCCTATTGGAAGTGATATAATTATCGAAGGGTCTTGAATTCAACGATgcaatatttcattttttttttcgattttcgaattttgattttgtttattGTACGCACCCATAGTAATTATACTTTGCTTTACGCGTATTCTATTTAGTTCACTACTTCAACACTGGTGGGGCCCaagattttttctatttttcaaaaagttcAAAAATCTGGGTAATTACAAATT
This sequence is a window from Salvia splendens isolate huo1 chromosome 5, SspV2, whole genome shotgun sequence. Protein-coding genes within it:
- the LOC121804983 gene encoding GATA transcription factor 1-like, with protein sequence MEILDPSGACFTDDLLNFNLEGEGEGEGEEESHTIFKGASALKTPKAAAGLGRGPLPGPFPEFVEEEELEWLSNKDAFPSVETCFGILADNPELVMNHQSPISVLENSSSSSHSNASSGSVSVASCCNSLKVPTNYPVRARSKRRRRWTGYGNLPSQQHLWLNPVSIKTKKEVASSFALAPSPAGGMGRRCLHCQAEKTPQWRAGPMGPKTLCNACGVRYKSGRLLPEYRPASSPTFSSVLHSNSHRKVVEMRKQKHVPAGDGDGVEVNVACGYRLG